A single window of Xiphophorus hellerii strain 12219 chromosome 12, Xiphophorus_hellerii-4.1, whole genome shotgun sequence DNA harbors:
- the rhobtb4 gene encoding rho related BTB domain containing 4 isoform X1, which translates to MWVNSGTVGRALSMDIDTDYERPNVETIKCVVVGDNAVGKTRLICARACNATLTQYQLLATHVPTVWAIDQYRVCQEVLERSRDVVDEVSVSLRLWDTFGDHHKDRRFAYGRSDVVVLCFSLANPNSLRHVRTMWFPEIKHFCPRTPIILVGCQLDLRYADLDAVNRARRPLAKPIKPTDILPPERGHEVAKELGIPYYETSIVAQFGVKDVFDNAIRAALISRRHLQFWKSHLKKVQRPLLQAPFLPPRPPRPIVGIPDPPATDGEGPDSLFCHPLCADVLFLLQGGSTRVFAHKVYLATSCSKFYDLFTLDLGGSSFGAMGEEQDSKENTESGEEDEQSRRGAKEQAGRTKSLDIDKDGIDGGVRGLNQPQLLQQGSLRTSQSDNALPSRAQYSMGAMGTGRALSGWGRGFLSVCLEHVDDPMTGRPRLMTVVAMDALIQEEPFKAVLQYLYTGSLDESRGDLMQVATIAELLEVFDLRMMVANVLNRESFMNQEITKAFHVRRANRIKECLNKGTFADVVFRLDDGCLPAHKPLLISSCDWMAAMFRGSFMESYIEEVSIPNTSTACMHGVLEFLYCGLLTPCPGLEPMELIVLANRLCLPRLVALTEQHAVDELLQLAVNGVDIDGQVLAYLEVSQFHNAKQLSTWCLHHICTNYNSICRKFPKDMKAMSPENQRHFEKQRWPPVWFLKEEDRYLRSQKEREREEEILRKQHTKRGWCFWRHPSSSPHVS; encoded by the exons ATGTGGGTCAACTCCGGAACCGTCGGAAG GGCCCTCTCCATGGATATAGACACAGACTATGAGCGGCCCAATGTGGAAACCATTAAATGCGTGGTGGTGGGGGACAATGCAGTAGGCAAGACCAGGCTAATCTGTGCCCGGGCCTGCAATGCCACACTCACACAGTATCAGCTGCTTGCCACCCACGTGCCAACCGTCTGGGCCATCGACCAGTACCGAGTATGCCAGGAG GTGCTGGAGAGATCTCGAGATGTGGTGGATGAGGTCAGTGTGTCCCTGAGGCTTTGGGACACATTTGGGGATCATCACAAAGACAGGCGATTTGCCTACGGCAG GTCTGATGTAGTGGTACTCTGCTTCTCTCTGGCTAATCCCAACTCCCTGCGCCATGTTCGCACCATGTGGTTTCCGGAGATCAAGCACTTTTGTCCCCGAACACCCATCATCCTGGTCGGCTGCCAGCTGGATCTGCGATACGCTGACCTGGATGCAGTTAACCGTGCGAGACGGCCGTTAGCAAA GCCCATCAAACCAACAGACATCCTCCCTCCAGAGAGAGGCCATGAGGTGGCAAAAGAACTTGGGATACCATACTATGAGACAAGCATTGTCGCCCAGTTCGGAGTCAAAGATGTGTTTGACAACGCCATCCGTGCAGCCCTCATTTCCCGTCGACACCTTCAGTTCTGGAAGTCCCACCTGAAAAAGGTCCAGAGACCCCTTCTCCAGGCACCTTTCCTACCTCCCAGACCACCACGCCCCATAGTGGGCATCCCCGACCCACCAGCCACAGACGGCGAAGGCCCCGACTCCCTTTTCTGTCATCCTCTTTGCGCAGatgttcttttccttttgcagGGTGGCTCCACTCGTGTCTTTGCACACAAAGTTTACCTGGCTACGTCCTGCTCCAAGTTCTATGACCTTTTCACTCTTGATCTTGGTGGGTCAAGTTTTGGGGCAATGGGAGAAGAACAGGACAGcaaggaaaacacagagagtGGGGAGGAAGATGAGCAGAGCAGGAGAGGAGCCAAAGAGCAAGCTGGGCGCACTAAGAGCCTGGACATTGATAAAGATGGAATAGATGGAGGAGTGCGGGGCCTGAACCAACCTCAGCTGCTCCAGCAGGGGTCTTTGAGGACTTCCCAGAGTGATAATGCACTCCCCTCTCGAGCACAGTACTCAATGGGAGCAATGGGGACAGGTCGAGCCCTTTCTGGATGGGGAAGGGGGTTTCTCAGTGTGTGTCTGGAGCATGTTGATGATCCCATGACTGGACGACCTCGTCTGATGACTGTGGTTGCCATGGATGCACTCATTCAGGAGGAACCATTTAAG GCAGTGCTTCAGTACCTCTACACAGGCAGCCTGGACGAGAGTCGAGGCGATCTGATGCAGGTGGCCACCATTGCGGAGCTGCTTGAGGTGTTCGACCTTCGGATGATGGTGGCCAACGTTTTGAACAGAGAAAGTTTCATGAACCAGGAGATCACAAAGGCCTTCCACGTCCGCAGAGCCAATCGAATCAAAGAGTGCCTCAATAAAGGGACTTTTGCTG ATGTTGTGTTCCGGCTGGATGACGGCTGCCTTCCGGCCCACAAGCCCCTGCTCATATCCAGCTGTGACTGGATGGCCGCCATGTTCCGTGGCTCCTTCATGGAAAGCTACATCGAGGAG GTATCAATTCCTAACACCAGTACAGCATGTATGCATGGAGTGCTTGAGTTCCTGTACTGTGGTCTCCTGACACCGTGTCCTGGATTGGAGCCCATGGAACTAATAGTTCTGGCCAACCGTCTGTGTTTGCCACGACTCGTTGCCCTCACTG AGCAGCATGCTGTGGATGAGCTACTGCAACTGGCAGTGAACGGAGTGGACATTGATGGACAGGTGCTAGCTTACCTTGAAGTTTCACAG TTCCACAATGCCAAACAGCTTTCTACTTGGTGTCTTCATCACATCTGCACCAATTATAATAGCATCTGCCGCAAGTTTCCCAAAGACATGAAAGCAATGTCTCCAG AAAACCAGAGGCACTTTGAGAAGCAGCGTTGGCCTCCTGTATGGTTCTTGAAGGAGGAAGACCGCTACCTGCGTTCTCAAAAGGAGCGTGAACGCGAGGAAGAGATCCTGCGCAAGCAGCACACCAAACGGGGCTGGTGTTTCTGGAGACACCCGTCTTCCTCTCCACACGTCTCCTAA
- the rhobtb4 gene encoding rho related BTB domain containing 4 isoform X2, with protein sequence MDIDTDYERPNVETIKCVVVGDNAVGKTRLICARACNATLTQYQLLATHVPTVWAIDQYRVCQEVLERSRDVVDEVSVSLRLWDTFGDHHKDRRFAYGRSDVVVLCFSLANPNSLRHVRTMWFPEIKHFCPRTPIILVGCQLDLRYADLDAVNRARRPLAKPIKPTDILPPERGHEVAKELGIPYYETSIVAQFGVKDVFDNAIRAALISRRHLQFWKSHLKKVQRPLLQAPFLPPRPPRPIVGIPDPPATDGEGPDSLFCHPLCADVLFLLQGGSTRVFAHKVYLATSCSKFYDLFTLDLGGSSFGAMGEEQDSKENTESGEEDEQSRRGAKEQAGRTKSLDIDKDGIDGGVRGLNQPQLLQQGSLRTSQSDNALPSRAQYSMGAMGTGRALSGWGRGFLSVCLEHVDDPMTGRPRLMTVVAMDALIQEEPFKAVLQYLYTGSLDESRGDLMQVATIAELLEVFDLRMMVANVLNRESFMNQEITKAFHVRRANRIKECLNKGTFADVVFRLDDGCLPAHKPLLISSCDWMAAMFRGSFMESYIEEVSIPNTSTACMHGVLEFLYCGLLTPCPGLEPMELIVLANRLCLPRLVALTEQHAVDELLQLAVNGVDIDGQVLAYLEVSQFHNAKQLSTWCLHHICTNYNSICRKFPKDMKAMSPENQRHFEKQRWPPVWFLKEEDRYLRSQKEREREEEILRKQHTKRGWCFWRHPSSSPHVS encoded by the exons ATGGATATAGACACAGACTATGAGCGGCCCAATGTGGAAACCATTAAATGCGTGGTGGTGGGGGACAATGCAGTAGGCAAGACCAGGCTAATCTGTGCCCGGGCCTGCAATGCCACACTCACACAGTATCAGCTGCTTGCCACCCACGTGCCAACCGTCTGGGCCATCGACCAGTACCGAGTATGCCAGGAG GTGCTGGAGAGATCTCGAGATGTGGTGGATGAGGTCAGTGTGTCCCTGAGGCTTTGGGACACATTTGGGGATCATCACAAAGACAGGCGATTTGCCTACGGCAG GTCTGATGTAGTGGTACTCTGCTTCTCTCTGGCTAATCCCAACTCCCTGCGCCATGTTCGCACCATGTGGTTTCCGGAGATCAAGCACTTTTGTCCCCGAACACCCATCATCCTGGTCGGCTGCCAGCTGGATCTGCGATACGCTGACCTGGATGCAGTTAACCGTGCGAGACGGCCGTTAGCAAA GCCCATCAAACCAACAGACATCCTCCCTCCAGAGAGAGGCCATGAGGTGGCAAAAGAACTTGGGATACCATACTATGAGACAAGCATTGTCGCCCAGTTCGGAGTCAAAGATGTGTTTGACAACGCCATCCGTGCAGCCCTCATTTCCCGTCGACACCTTCAGTTCTGGAAGTCCCACCTGAAAAAGGTCCAGAGACCCCTTCTCCAGGCACCTTTCCTACCTCCCAGACCACCACGCCCCATAGTGGGCATCCCCGACCCACCAGCCACAGACGGCGAAGGCCCCGACTCCCTTTTCTGTCATCCTCTTTGCGCAGatgttcttttccttttgcagGGTGGCTCCACTCGTGTCTTTGCACACAAAGTTTACCTGGCTACGTCCTGCTCCAAGTTCTATGACCTTTTCACTCTTGATCTTGGTGGGTCAAGTTTTGGGGCAATGGGAGAAGAACAGGACAGcaaggaaaacacagagagtGGGGAGGAAGATGAGCAGAGCAGGAGAGGAGCCAAAGAGCAAGCTGGGCGCACTAAGAGCCTGGACATTGATAAAGATGGAATAGATGGAGGAGTGCGGGGCCTGAACCAACCTCAGCTGCTCCAGCAGGGGTCTTTGAGGACTTCCCAGAGTGATAATGCACTCCCCTCTCGAGCACAGTACTCAATGGGAGCAATGGGGACAGGTCGAGCCCTTTCTGGATGGGGAAGGGGGTTTCTCAGTGTGTGTCTGGAGCATGTTGATGATCCCATGACTGGACGACCTCGTCTGATGACTGTGGTTGCCATGGATGCACTCATTCAGGAGGAACCATTTAAG GCAGTGCTTCAGTACCTCTACACAGGCAGCCTGGACGAGAGTCGAGGCGATCTGATGCAGGTGGCCACCATTGCGGAGCTGCTTGAGGTGTTCGACCTTCGGATGATGGTGGCCAACGTTTTGAACAGAGAAAGTTTCATGAACCAGGAGATCACAAAGGCCTTCCACGTCCGCAGAGCCAATCGAATCAAAGAGTGCCTCAATAAAGGGACTTTTGCTG ATGTTGTGTTCCGGCTGGATGACGGCTGCCTTCCGGCCCACAAGCCCCTGCTCATATCCAGCTGTGACTGGATGGCCGCCATGTTCCGTGGCTCCTTCATGGAAAGCTACATCGAGGAG GTATCAATTCCTAACACCAGTACAGCATGTATGCATGGAGTGCTTGAGTTCCTGTACTGTGGTCTCCTGACACCGTGTCCTGGATTGGAGCCCATGGAACTAATAGTTCTGGCCAACCGTCTGTGTTTGCCACGACTCGTTGCCCTCACTG AGCAGCATGCTGTGGATGAGCTACTGCAACTGGCAGTGAACGGAGTGGACATTGATGGACAGGTGCTAGCTTACCTTGAAGTTTCACAG TTCCACAATGCCAAACAGCTTTCTACTTGGTGTCTTCATCACATCTGCACCAATTATAATAGCATCTGCCGCAAGTTTCCCAAAGACATGAAAGCAATGTCTCCAG AAAACCAGAGGCACTTTGAGAAGCAGCGTTGGCCTCCTGTATGGTTCTTGAAGGAGGAAGACCGCTACCTGCGTTCTCAAAAGGAGCGTGAACGCGAGGAAGAGATCCTGCGCAAGCAGCACACCAAACGGGGCTGGTGTTTCTGGAGACACCCGTCTTCCTCTCCACACGTCTCCTAA